One genomic window of Nitrospinota bacterium includes the following:
- a CDS encoding class I SAM-dependent methyltransferase, translating into ALAGADALRLPFHDGLFDAALIAFGIRNVADRKAGLGEMARMVRPGGRVIVLEFSRPTWRPLRWLYEAYFTKALPWIGRRLSSHPTAYDYLPASVLAYPSPEGFSQLMGEAGLEAVGFRRLTGGIVTLHVGTVPASSD; encoded by the coding sequence CGCGTTGGCCGGGGCCGATGCCCTCCGGCTGCCATTCCACGACGGGCTATTCGATGCCGCGCTCATCGCCTTCGGCATCCGCAACGTGGCCGACCGCAAGGCCGGTCTGGGCGAGATGGCGAGGATGGTCAGGCCAGGCGGACGGGTCATCGTATTGGAGTTCTCCCGGCCGACGTGGCGGCCCCTCCGATGGCTTTACGAGGCCTACTTCACCAAGGCGCTTCCATGGATCGGTCGACGACTCTCGTCCCACCCGACCGCCTACGACTACCTGCCGGCAAGCGTGCTGGCCTACCCCAGTCCCGAGGGCTTCTCGCAGCTCATGGGCGAAGCGGGACTTGAAGCGGTTGGTTTCCGGAGGCTCACCGGTGGGATTGTGACCCTCCACGTCGGGACCGTTCCTGCGAGCAGCGACTAA